In Peromyscus leucopus breed LL Stock chromosome 11, UCI_PerLeu_2.1, whole genome shotgun sequence, a genomic segment contains:
- the LOC114697808 gene encoding nucleolar protein of 40 kDa-like, whose translation MNSGRPETMENLPVLYTIFQGEVAMVTDYGAFIKIPGCRKQGLVHRTHMSSCRVDKPSEIVDVGDKVWVKLIGREMKNDRIKVSLSMKVVNQGTGKDLDPNSVIIEQEERRRRSFQDYTGQKITLEAVLNTICKKCGCKGHFAKDCFMQPGGTKYSLIPEEEEEKEEAKEEGIEKPDPTKNSSRKRKKEKKKKKHRDRKSSDCDSSDSESDMGKKARHASKDSKAPKKKKKKKHKKHKE comes from the coding sequence ATGAATTCAGGAAGGCCTGAGACCATGGAAAACTTGCCTGTACTCTATACTATTTTTCAAGGAGAGGTTGCTATGGTGACAGACTATGGAGCCTTTATCAAAATCCCAGGCTGTCGGAAGCAAGGTCTGGTCCATCGAACTCACATGTCATCCTGTCGAGTGGACAAGCCTTCTGAAATAGTAGATGTTGGAGACAAAGTGTGGGTGAAGCTTATTGGCCGAGAGAtgaaaaatgatagaataaaagtgTCCCTCTCCATGAAAGTTGTCAACCAAGGAACTGGGAAAGACCTCGATCCCAACAGTGTTATCATTGAGCAAGAAGAGAGGCGGAGGCGCTCCTTCCAGGATTACACTGGGCAGAAGATCACCCTCGAGGCTGTCCTGAACACCATCTGCAAAAAGTGTGGCTGCAAAGGCCACTTTGCAAAAGACTGTTTCATGCAGCCAGGTGGAACCAAGTATTCTCTGattcctgaggaggaagaggaaaaagaagaggcaaAGGAAGAAGGAATTGAGAAGCCTGATCCCACAAAGAAttcttccagaaaaagaaaaaaggaaaagaagaaaaagaaacacagagacaggaagtcaTCTGACTGCGACAGCTCCGATTCTGAGAGTGATATGGGCAAGAAGGCCAGGCACGCATCAAAGGACAGCAAGgctccaaagaagaaaaagaagaagaagcacaaGAAGCACAAAGAATGA